In Halobacteria archaeon AArc-dxtr1, the sequence GGCGAGCAGCCATGCGCTGGTGGAGCGTCCCCTCCTCGTCTCCGGGCCAGACTCGGTTCATGTTCGGTGCGACGCTATCGAACGCCTCCGGCGTCGTGTAGGAGACGCGGTCGAAGGTCAGTGGGTTCGCGACGGGGACGGCGATCACCGTACCCGTCAGATCTGCGAGCGAGAGTCGGTCGTGAAACCGTCGCAACACCTCAGCACCGTTTACCTCGCGGCCGTGCTGGGCCGCCTGAACGTACAGTGTCGGGCCCTCGGTCGCCCCCTCGTAGGTGTGGACCGTCGTCGAAATCGAGACGCCGGATGGGAGCCGCTCGAGCACGAGTTCCTCGGCGGTGTGCGTCCCGGAAGTCATACGTTCCTCTTTGTGGGCCGGCGGTATGTAGCTGCGGGCGGTTGGGACCGATTACATCCGGCCGGCACCGAGTACGGCGACGTACCACTACTGTTTTCACTCGCCCCGTCGTCGGCGGGTGTATGGGAGACCTTACAGCGACCCTGCACACGAGCAAGGGCGATATCGACGTCGAACTCTACGACGAGCGCGCGCCACGGACGGTCGGTAACTTCGTCGGCCTCGCCACCGGCGAGCGCGAGTGGACCGATCCCGAAAGCGGCGACCGGATCACCGACGAACCGCTGTACGACGACGTGCTCTTCCACCGTATCATTGATGGCTTCATGATCCAGGGCGGGGACCCGACGGGGACCGGTCGGGGCGGCCCCGGCTACCAGTTCGACGACGAGTTCCACGACGAGTTGCGCCACGACGAGGCGGGCGTGCTCTCGATGGCGAACTCGGGACCGAACACGAACGGCTCGCAGTTTTTCATCACCCTCGACGCTACGCCCCACCTAGACGGCAAACACGCCGTCTTCGGGAAGGTAATCGACGGGATGGACGTCGTCCAGAATATCGGCAGCGTCGAGACAGACGCGCGTGATAAGCCGGTCAACGACGTGCTGTTAGAGTCCGTCACCGTCCACGACGAGTAGTCGACCGCTCGCAAGTAGTCGACCGCTCGATTCGTTTTGCAGATCGCTCCACCCCACCGGACGGTCTCGAATCGACCCCGCAGACAGTGTACACTGCCGACACACAGCTTTAGAACCGTTGCTCCCGACGAGTAGCGTATGGGCTGGACAGCTGACGACGTCCCCGACCTGCATGGGCAGACGATTCTCGTCACCGGCGCGAACAGCGGTATTGGTCGCGAGGCGACCCGCGAACTCGCACGAAACGGGGCGACGGTGATCATGGCCTGTCGAGACGTCGGTCGCGGCGAGGACGCGGCGCGAGACGTTCGCGAGGACGTCTCCGGCGCCGACCTCCGCGTCGAGGAGTGCGATCTCGCGAGCCTTGCCTCCGTCCGCGACCTCGCCACCCGCCTCGCGGAGGCGGGGACGGAACTCGACTGTCTGGTGAACAACGCCGGAACGATGGCGATCCCGCGCTCGGAGACCGAAGACGGCTTCGAGACGCAGTTCGGGGTCAACCATCTCGGTCACTTCGCGCTCACCGGACTGGTCCTCGAACTCCTCACCCCCGACGCGCGGGTCGTCACCGTCTCGAGCGCGATGCACGAGCGCGGCGAGATCGACTTCGACGACCTCCATAGCCGCCAGCAGTACGATCCGTGGGACGCCTACGCCCAATCGAAGCTCGCGAACGTCCTGTTCGCCTACGAGCTTGAGCGCCGGTTCCGCACCGCTGGACAGGATCGACTGAGCGTCGCGGTCCACCCGGGCTACGCTGATACGCGGCTCCAATTCCGCGGTGTCGACGACCGTGCGCGCCTGGCCGCGCTCGGACGAGGCGTTCGGTGGCTCGCTAACTCACTGCTCGCGCAGTCCGCCGAACGGGGCGCGTTGCCGACGTTGTACGCGGCGACCAACGCGGACGCCGAGGGCGGGGCGTACTACGGTCCCGACGGGCTGCTTTCCATGCGCGGTCAGCCGGAACGACAGGCCTCCTCGGACCGGTCGTACGACAGGGAGGCCGCCCGTCGCCTCTGGAAGATCTCGAGTGAGCAGACCGGGGTCACGTACGACCTCCCCCGACCTGCCGTCGAGGCGGCGTGATCTCGGCGATCCGTGGGAACCGTAACGTGAAAGCCGACGCAGGCTAACACCCTCTCAATGAGCGACGAGATCCAGCAGCCAAGTGACGTCGGCTCGGACGACGCGCCGCCCGTCGCAGAAAAGCCCTACAAGATCATCTTCGAGGCGAACAAGTGCTTCGGCGCGGGCAAGTGTGCTGAAGTCTCAGACAACTGGACGATGAGTATCGACAGCGGCCTCGCAAAGCCGACGTCGTACTTCGTCGGCGAGGACGACGTAGAACACAACGTCCGCGCTGCAGAGGTCTGCCCGGCGAAGAAAGGCGACGGCTGCATCCACGTGATCGACCGACGAACCGACGAGGAGATCGCCCCTGATCCCCACGGCGACGGCACTCTGAGCGTCGACTGGTAGGTCCACACCGCCGAGTCAGCTACCCGGATCGCTACCGTTATGTGTCGAATCGCGTATTGACGCCTATCAACCGACGAACGCTACTGACGGTCCCAGCCGCACTCGCAGGTGCCACCCTCGCCGGCTGTCTCAGATCGACCGGAACCGACGAACCGGCGCAGACGACGGCGACCCTGCATACGAGCAAGGGCGATATCGACGTCGAACTCTACGACGAGCGCGCGCCACGGACGGTCGGCAACTTCGTCGGCCTTGCCACCGGCGAACAGGAGTGGATCGACCCCGAAAGCGGGGAGGAAGTCGAGGATGAACCGCTGTACGACGACGTGCTCTTCCACCGTATCATTGATGGCTTCATGATCCAGGGCGGGGACCCGACGGGGAC encodes:
- a CDS encoding peptidylprolyl isomerase; this encodes MGDLTATLHTSKGDIDVELYDERAPRTVGNFVGLATGEREWTDPESGDRITDEPLYDDVLFHRIIDGFMIQGGDPTGTGRGGPGYQFDDEFHDELRHDEAGVLSMANSGPNTNGSQFFITLDATPHLDGKHAVFGKVIDGMDVVQNIGSVETDARDKPVNDVLLESVTVHDE
- a CDS encoding oxidoreductase, translating into MGWTADDVPDLHGQTILVTGANSGIGREATRELARNGATVIMACRDVGRGEDAARDVREDVSGADLRVEECDLASLASVRDLATRLAEAGTELDCLVNNAGTMAIPRSETEDGFETQFGVNHLGHFALTGLVLELLTPDARVVTVSSAMHERGEIDFDDLHSRQQYDPWDAYAQSKLANVLFAYELERRFRTAGQDRLSVAVHPGYADTRLQFRGVDDRARLAALGRGVRWLANSLLAQSAERGALPTLYAATNADAEGGAYYGPDGLLSMRGQPERQASSDRSYDREAARRLWKISSEQTGVTYDLPRPAVEAA
- a CDS encoding ferredoxin, which gives rise to MSDEIQQPSDVGSDDAPPVAEKPYKIIFEANKCFGAGKCAEVSDNWTMSIDSGLAKPTSYFVGEDDVEHNVRAAEVCPAKKGDGCIHVIDRRTDEEIAPDPHGDGTLSVDW